In Bacteroidota bacterium, one DNA window encodes the following:
- a CDS encoding heavy-metal-associated domain-containing protein, translated as MTHTYSITGMHCGSCAARVQKAVETLEDVERADVTQDPPRATITMRRHIDTERLNEALSTAGAYRLTEEGSHSAVHQAPATMPINIDFPQAETPAGLRAYYPLGLVLGYIIGIVLLQQVVRGYSAERLMSDFMGGFFLSFSFFKLLDLRGFAASYSSYDIITKRWLGFGYIYPFIELGFGIGFLFFPQTLWLYSASLAVMSVSIVGVIESVTNKRTIKCACLGTVFNLPMGTITILEDGLMIVMSVAMIAMRLL; from the coding sequence ATGACACATACATATTCCATAACTGGCATGCATTGCGGCTCATGTGCCGCCCGCGTACAGAAGGCGGTCGAAACGCTGGAGGACGTCGAACGCGCTGATGTAACACAAGATCCACCTCGTGCGACGATCACGATGCGCCGTCATATAGATACCGAACGTCTCAATGAGGCTCTGAGCACGGCCGGTGCGTATCGCTTGACAGAAGAGGGGAGCCATTCGGCGGTGCACCAGGCACCTGCGACAATGCCAATTAACATCGACTTTCCACAAGCGGAGACACCGGCCGGACTTCGTGCATACTATCCACTCGGACTTGTGCTCGGCTATATCATTGGAATAGTTCTGTTGCAGCAGGTAGTACGCGGATACTCGGCCGAGCGTCTCATGAGTGACTTCATGGGCGGATTCTTTCTGTCCTTCTCGTTCTTCAAACTGCTCGATCTTCGTGGGTTTGCGGCATCATATTCGTCGTACGATATCATTACCAAACGCTGGCTCGGATTTGGGTATATCTATCCATTCATCGAACTTGGCTTTGGAATCGGCTTCCTGTTCTTTCCGCAAACACTGTGGCTCTATTCAGCCTCGCTTGCGGTGATGTCGGTGAGTATCGTCGGAGTCATCGAGTCGGTGACGAACAAACGTACGATCAAATGTGCGTGTCTCGGGACAGTGTTCAACCTACCGATGGGAACGATCACAATTCTCGAAGATGGGCTTATGATCGTGATGTCGGTGGCGATGATCGCGATGCGACTGCTCTGA
- a CDS encoding helix-turn-helix transcriptional regulator, with translation MPSSTPHTVIYVKNMVCDRCIRVVREEITRLGVPIASIALGEVTLERPVRNDEYDALAEAMGRNGFELLEDHRSRLIEQIKHIVIDAVRDPNRVRGNLSDHIAKQLGREYTYLSALFSATENITIEQYAILQRVEYVKELIVYDELTLAAIARKVGYSSTAHLSNQFKKVTGLTPSYFKILKGEKRTAIDAVTQP, from the coding sequence ATGCCGTCATCCACCCCCCATACCGTCATATACGTCAAGAATATGGTCTGCGACCGATGTATTCGGGTCGTACGAGAGGAGATAACTCGGCTTGGAGTTCCAATTGCGTCTATTGCACTTGGCGAAGTAACCCTCGAACGCCCCGTACGCAACGACGAGTATGATGCGCTTGCCGAGGCTATGGGTCGCAACGGGTTCGAACTGCTCGAGGACCACCGTTCGCGGCTGATCGAGCAGATCAAACATATTGTGATCGACGCGGTTCGCGATCCAAATCGCGTCCGAGGAAATTTGTCCGATCATATTGCTAAGCAACTCGGCAGGGAGTACACATACCTGAGCGCACTCTTCTCGGCAACTGAGAATATCACGATCGAACAATACGCGATCCTGCAGCGGGTGGAATATGTAAAAGAGCTGATCGTATATGATGAACTTACGCTCGCTGCGATAGCTCGGAAGGTCGGGTATAGCAGTACGGCGCATCTCTCGAACCAGTTCAAGAAGGTCACCGGGCTCACGCCATCATACTTTAAGATCCTCAAAGGCGAAAAACGAACGGCAATCGATGCGGTGACTCAGCCATAA